In Drosophila simulans strain w501 chromosome X, Prin_Dsim_3.1, whole genome shotgun sequence, one DNA window encodes the following:
- the LOC27206654 gene encoding cell wall protein IFF6 produces MVINLNPSTSSNANASGSSVGGGSGGGSNGGSGDGMSSAGSQSVNIIGGNGSGGGNGNGNGVVSGSGNTAGNASGVTSSNLMGIISHEMFDGIVYLHVVCAGESSSKWISLEEAMIYCPSGVVAYTKLQLAEIYGIPMDVLFE; encoded by the coding sequence ATGGTCATCAATCTAAACCCGTCCACCTCTTCGAACGCCAATGCCAGCGGTAGCAGCgtgggcggcggcagcggtggcggcagcAACGGTGGCAGCGGCGACGGAATGAGCAGCGCCGGGAGCCAGAGCGTCAACATCAttggcggaaacggaagcggagGCGGAAACGGTAACGGTAACGGTGTTGTAAGCGGTAGTGGCAACACCGCCGGAAACGCCAGTGGCGTCACCTCCAGCAACCTGATGGGCATCATCAGCCATGAGATGTTCGATGGTATCGTCTATCTGCATGTGGTATGTGCCGGCGAGTCGAGCTCCAAGTGGATATCTCTGGAGGAGGCGATGATCTACTGTCCCAGCGGCGTTGTTGCCTACACCAAACTGCAGCTGGCCGAGATTTATGGCATCCCGATGGACGTTCTGTTCGAATGA